In the genome of Oncorhynchus nerka isolate Pitt River linkage group LG4, Oner_Uvic_2.0, whole genome shotgun sequence, the window caaagcctaccatcagtaacacacattacgccgccagggactcaaatcctgcagtgccagacatatCACCTGCTTaagtccaggcccgtctgaagtttgctagagagcatttggatgatccagaagaagattgggagaatgtcatatggtcagatgaaaccaaaatataactttttggtaaaaactcaactcgttgtgtttggaggacaaagaatgctgagttgcatccaaagaacaccataactactgtgaagcatgggggtggaaacatcatgctttgggctgtttttctgcaaagggaccaggacgactgatcagtgtaaaggaaagattgaatggggccatgtatcgtgtgATTTTGAGAGAAAACCTCCTTAcatcaagggcattgaagatgaaacgtggctgggtctttcagcatgacaatgatcccaaacacaccgcccgggcaacgaaggagtggctttgtaagaagcatttcaaggtcctggagtggcctagccagtctccaaatctcaaccccatagaaaatctttggagggagttgaaagtctgtgttgcccagcaacagccccaaaacatcactgctctagaggagatctgcatggaggaatgggccaaaataccagcaacagtgtgtgaaaactttgtgaagacttacagaaaacgtttgacctctgccattgccaacaaagggtatataacaaagtattgaaataaacttttgttattgaccaattacttatttcccaccataatttgcaaataaatttattaaaaatccttaaatgtgattttctggagagaaaaaaatctaattttgtctgtcatagttgaagtgtacctatgatgaaaattacaggcctctcatcttttttaagtgggagaacttgcacaattggtggctgactaaatacttttttgccccactgtatgtacctaTTCCATTAATAaacaatcagccgtttccagctacaatagtaatttaaaaCATTAAgaatgtctacattgtatttctgatcaatttgatgttattttaaatggacaaatgtgcttttctttaaaaaacaagaacatttctaattGACCCCAAACATTCAAACGTTTGAATAGTAGTGTACATATGAAATGGGTAAAACAGTTTaaacattaaagtgaccagtgactAACGTTCAGGGCaaggtactgggcagaggccggctagtggtgaccgtttaacagtctgatggccttgagattgaagctgtttttcattctcttGTTCCCAGCTttcatgcacctgtactgtctcctccttctagatggtagcagggtgaacaggccgtggctcgggtggctgaggtccttgatgattttcTTGGTCTTCTTGTGACAccaggtgctgtagatgtcctggagggcagacaTTGTACCCTGCGTTTGCGGAGGGGGAagttgctgtaccaggtggtgatacagcctgacaggatgctctcaatggggcATCTGCAAAAGTTTGGGTCTTAGAGGCCAAGACAAatgttttcagcctcctgaggttgaagaggcgctgttgcacttTCTTCACTACACTGTTTGTGTAGTTGGACCATTTAAGATTGCCACTGATGTGTActgcaaggaacttgaagcttttcaccttctcctctGCGACCCCGTAGATGTGGATggggtgtgctccctctgctctctgctgaagtacacgatcagctccttcggcaagcggtaccggagcaccaagtctaggtccaagaggcttctaaacagcttctaccccaagccataagactcctgaacatctaatcaaatggctacccagactatttgcattcccACTCCCCCctattttatgctgctgctagtCTCTGTTTATtagctatgcatagtcactttaagaactctacctacatgtgcatattacctcttatttactgctgctctttaatattTTAtacttttatttgttattttgtaggcatttttcttaactgcattgttggttatgggcttgtaagtaagcatttcactgtaagcttTAATCTGCTCACTGTAGGCTCTCattattgttggtaatcaggcgtaccactgttgtgtcttctGCAAATTTGGATATTGAGTTGGAgttgtcctctgtcctccactcgttacctgttaatggcacctgtttgaacttgttatcagtataaaagacacctgtccacaacctcaaactgtcacactccaaactccactatggccaagaccaaagagctgtcaaaggacaccagaaataaaattgtagacctgcaccaggctgggaagactgaatctgcaataggtaagcagcttggtttgaagaaatcaactgtgggatcaattattaggaaatggaagacatacaagaccactgataatctccctcgatctggggctccacgcaaaatctcaccccgtggggtcaaaatgatcacaagaatggtgagcaaaaatcccagaaccacacggggggacctagtgaatgacctacagagagctgggaccaaagtaacaaagcctaccatcagtaacacactacgccgccagggactcaaatcctgcagtgccagatgtgtcacCTGCTTaagtccaggcccgtctgaagtttgctagagagcatttggatgatccagaagaagattgggagaatgtcatatggtcagatgaaaccaaaatataactttttggtaaaaactcatctcgtcgtgtttggaggacaaagaatgctgagttgcatccaaagaacaccataactactgtgaagcatgggggtggaaacatcatgctttggggctgttcttctgcaaagggaccaggacgactgatcagtgtaaaggaaagattgaatggggccatgtattgtgagattttgagagAAAACCTCCTTAcatcaagggcattgaagatgaaacgtggctgggtctttcagcatgacaatgatcccaaacacatcgcccgggcaacgaaggagtggcttcgtaagaagcatttcaaggtcctggagtggcctagccagtctccagatctcaaccccatagaaaatctttggagggagttgaaagtctgtgttgcccagcaccagccccaaaacatcactgctctagaggagatctgcatggaggaatgggccaaaataccagcaacagtgtgtgaaaactttgaagacttacagaaaacgtttgacctctgccattgccaacaaagggtatataacaaagtattgaaataaacttttgttattgaccaattacttatttcccaccatcatttgcaaataaattcattaaaaaatccttaaatgtgattttctggagaaaaacatctcattttgtctgtcatagttgaagtgtacctatgatgaaaattacaggcctcatctttttttaagtgggagaacttgcacaattggtggctgactaaatacttttttgccccactgtatgtacctaTTCCATTAATAaacaatcagccgtttccagctacaatagtaatttaaaaCATTAAgaatgtctacattgtatttctgatcaatttgatgttattgggcagaggccggctagtggtgactgtttaacagtctgatggccttgagattgaagctgtttttcattctcttgttcccagctttgatgcacctgtactgtctcctccttcTAGGTGGTAGCAGGGTTaatccaataatcacctaatcatgatcttcagtttagaatgcaattagaTTAATCaactgtgtttgctagggatggagaaaaagtgtgacaccaatcaggccatcAAGGACTGGAGTTACCCACCcctggtctagggtgtcaggtaagttGGAAGTGATGTGATCCTTAACtaacctctcaaagcacttcatagtgGCAGAagggggtgatagtcatttagttcagttacctctgctttcttgggtacaagaACAATGGTGGACAACTTGAAGCAagagggaacagcagactgggatagggaaagATTGAATATGTCTTGAAACACTCCAGCCACCTGGTCTGAGGGGGGCTAGAGATGCCCCGACATTCTCATATTCACACTGCACATAGCAATGTACAAATGCTATAACTTTAATAACATCATCAACCACCTACTCAAATAAGTCACTCTCTGGACATGAGTGTTTCATTCAGGGTAGGGGGTAGGTGTGTGTGGGCCGGAATCAAAGGGTTTCGACTTATTGTTCGTGTCTGAAAAGGAGCTAATGGTCGGCCATCGCTACTCAAGGACTAAAAGCCGCGGGGTGCCCCCGGGCCAAGTCGCACAATGACACCCCCACTCCTCCCGCGGCGCGTCTTCCTGCCACAATCTGAAGCAAACGACTCGCTATGGGGGTGCGTATCTGTATCGGTGCGACGGCCATCCACTCTTTTCAATACACCCATCAAGGCTAGTATAAATTCGACTGGATGCTTTTAGTTGTTTTAGTCATTTCCTCTGCGTTGTCCTGATTTTACATGGGCAAAAATTGGTTTCTGTATGTAAAATTGAGTGTAAAGTTGTCACTTCAGAAGTTCAACCATCATGTGCATCATTCGTTGAGTTAATTGTCTATTTTGAAATGTCATAAGACACTTTTAATTTCTAGACTTACTGACCCTTTCACATGTATTTCTGAAACAGGAGTCCTTCTCAGTTTACTGATATCCATGTAATTAGGCTACAGCGCCATCATATTATAGGCATTGTCTCTCGGCCAAAAGGATGGTCCAAACATTGTGAAATATGACAAAACATGAACCTAATTCATTATTGGTTAACTTCACTAATGATTGTGGGTCACATGAGGCCAATGTGTTTTGTGTAAGTTTAAACCTCAATGGAAATGCATTGAGTCGGTTATAATTTCCATTTAACAAATTGAAAGATTTTTCCcacaattttttaaaaacattttaaattcTAACAATTAGCCAGAAAATTCAGCAAGCGAAAATATGGGTCTATGCTATTTAAATTTGGATCGAATGTGATCTCACTTACTCGATAAATATTTTTGCACAAAATTAGCTTTTTAGGCTATGAAAAATAATCTTTATATAACCTATTGTTTTATAGTGTAATATAAAATGGATATAAGTTGAGCATGATCAGCAAGGTTGCCCAAATGTTGTTACATTAAATGTTATTGTTGATTTGAACACAATTTTGCCTATACTTTCTTGGCCTATAGGCCAACATTTTATAATGAGTGATAGTCAAAATATGTAATTCTGGTCTGTATTTAAATACATCTGCTTGCATGTAGGCTATCATAAATCACTTTTAATATCGAACTAGTTAAGGTTAAACAATGTCCACACAACGCTACATGCATATTAGATACTTTGGCTACGTCACTGAATATGGATTTACTACTTCGTCACGTAGGCTAAATATATTTAATGGATCAACATTGAAGTCGTGAATTAACTTTTTACTAGATCATTTCCTTTAATTGCTCACAGGATTTTTGCATACACACCTGAGCTTGTGTTATTTAAATTTTCTCAGGAAGACTAATATTTAGTATCAATTTTTTTCAGTCAAGTTTTCAAGGGGAAAGCACGCGCACTAGCTTACCTGTTATCTCATGGTCAGTGTTATCAGGGATCTTTGGGACGTCCCTACACTAAACTGTAACCcctacccttaacctaaccttatACAACCCATACCTATCCATTTACATTTCAACTTCAGTGgggggtagggacgtcccaatgATCCCGGATAGCATAGACCGTTATCTCGCCGtgaagggggaaaaaaatcaAGTTCGTTCGCAATTTCACAATGGATTGTTTGATTGTCTCTCTCGGCCAATGGGAGGCGAGGCAATTAACATCCCAACACCGATTGATTTAAAACAAAACTGTGGAGCTGGGGTGTTGTGAGACGGCCATTTGAAGGTGAAGTAGGTGGTGAACTCGAGCCTCAATGGACTACAGTTGATGGGTATCTCGCAcacaggcttctatttctgtacAGGTTTGCTTCCACACAGCGTGAAGAGAAACTTTCGGGATTGATTTTCACCCTTTAAGGAATTGCTCAAAGAACGCTGGCGTTTGGACATTTTCTTGCCACCCTCAAGTGTTCAGGACAGGCCGTTCAGAAACGATGTTCTATCTTGCGTAATGGGTATATAGACGGTGTAGACTGCAAGCGTGTCATTGACTATAACCAAGTGCCTGAACCACATTGTCTGAGATTCAAATCAAGGAGAATGTCGGAGCGATCTCAGAGCCCTCTTTCTGATTGCAACAGCCGGCCGGATGACTTCAGCCGACCCATGTACGCCCAGGCCTTAAGTCAAGAAGTGTTTGGAGGCACGTCGCTCCAGATCCCTCACGGCGTTCTACAGCACCACAGTCTTCTATTCAACAAGACTGCATACAATGGGTTGCCTCCAACACCTCAAACCTTTTTCCAATTCCCACCAGTCGGTGGTGACTATAGGGCCTCCGATTTACAAACCGGTGACTTTTGCCAACCCAAACACTGGTATCCCATCGCCGCTCCCGAATACACCGGCCAAGTTCCGAGGGTTGCAGTGACTACGCAGGCCACAAACCTGAGCCCACCCATTGCCGAAGCCAGGGACCAAATCAAAATGCCTGATATAAAGATTGAGAAGGATGTCAATGACGAGTATAAGGTAAAGATTCAACAGTATCCAACTCCGTCGTCCGCTGTGCCTCACGGGGTTTACTACTCGACCCCATGGACCCCCTCGTTTTGGCCCGGCCTTCCCCACATCACTGCTGAGAGTTCCAATATTCAAAACCTCAACTCCATACCCTCAACATCGTCTTCAACATCCCCATCGCTCTCGCCGTCACCCCCCAGTAATGGGTTACCCGGGATCACGTTCAACGGAAGCGCAAGCCAAGGTGCCCAAGCGCCCCAGGCGCAAACTCAAAGCAATGGATCCGCCAGCACCAGCGGTGGGTGCAGCGACTCGGAGGAAGAGGTGAGTCTGAAAATAAGCCTATGTACCGTTATCCCCATGATGTCCTATTAGCTTGTTTACCCGGGAGCCTGCCTATTAATAATAAAAAAAGTGAAGTGAAGGGATGGACAGTGTTTCCTAAAGTCTTTGGTAAGTGTGCCTCTTTTTAACAGGAGAACCCTTCAACTGAGGAGCTGGAACAGTTCGCCAAGGAGCTGAAGCACACGCGTATAACACTGGGTTTCACACAAGCAGATGTAGGAATGGCTCTAGGCAACCTTTATGGTGAGTTTGGATTAGGCGTACACTAAAACTACCATTAACCTATGTCACAGCCTAACCTTGCCAATGTGAGCTGGTGAATATTAATGCATGCTTGGTCTTTGAACTTACTGAGTGTTCCGTTAAATTTGCGTAGGAAACCATAGAATACTATGGTCCTTGTGTTTGAAATCTACTGTAGTTGTTGCAGTGTCACCTTGTGCAGGAGCATATTGTGCCAtttaaaaagtatatatatttccATTATCCAAACAGGTTGTCCCATGGAGGCATAGTGTATTTACTTCACACAA includes:
- the LOC115128881 gene encoding POU domain, class 5, transcription factor 1-like isoform X1, yielding MSERSQSPLSDCNSRPDDFSRPMYAQALSQEVFGGTSLQIPHGVLQHHSLLFNKTAYNGLPPTPQTFFQFPPVGGDYRASDLQTGDFCQPKHWYPIAAPEYTGQVPRVAVTTQATNLSPPIAEARDQIKMPDIKIEKDVNDEYKVKIQQYPTPSSAVPHGVYYSTPWTPSFWPGLPHITAESSNIQNLNSIPSTSSSTSPSLSPSPPSNGLPGITFNGSASQGAQAPQAQTQSNGSASTSGGCSDSEEEENPSTEELEQFAKELKHTRITLGFTQADVGMALGNLYGKMFSQTTICRFEALQLSFKNMCKLKPLLRRWLNEAETSDNPQDMYKIERVFVDTRKRKRRTSLEGSVRTALESYFVKCPKPNTQDITHIADDLCLERDVVRVWFCNRRQKGKRLALPFDEECEEQYYEQSPPPPHMTQSPLPGQGYHLSSHTGAPTFYMPPLQRPEDFKQALHPGLVGHLNS
- the LOC115128881 gene encoding POU domain, class 5, transcription factor 1-like isoform X2, which produces MSERSQSPLSDCNSRPDDFSRPMYAQALSQEVFGGTSLQIPHGVLQHHSLLFNKTAYNGLPPTPQTFFQFPPVGGDYRASDLQTGDFCQPKHWYPIAAPEYTGQVPRVAVTTQATNLSPPIAEARDQIKMPDIKIEKDVNDEYKVKIQQYPTPSSAVPHGVYYSTPWTPSFWPGLPHITAESSNIQNLNSIPSTSSSTSPSLSPSPPSNGLPGITFNGSASQGAQAPQAQTQSNGSASTSGGCSDSEEENPSTEELEQFAKELKHTRITLGFTQADVGMALGNLYGKMFSQTTICRFEALQLSFKNMCKLKPLLRRWLNEAETSDNPQDMYKIERVFVDTRKRKRRTSLEGSVRTALESYFVKCPKPNTQDITHIADDLCLERDVVRVWFCNRRQKGKRLALPFDEECEEQYYEQSPPPPHMTQSPLPGQGYHLSSHTGAPTFYMPPLQRPEDFKQALHPGLVGHLNS